The proteins below come from a single Faecalibaculum rodentium genomic window:
- a CDS encoding zinc dependent phospholipase C family protein, producing the protein MPNLITHALLAQEAAGRMPADIQSLLESRAHLVGIGSSGPDFLFFQGLNPVSFWKPARIRQYGGRFHHSHINEFYLSALESIRREKSPEIRLDMEAYVCGHLCHWALDSTAHPYIYARTGDGTADSSTRHHTMESLIDAIMLKIKRDQTIREFHFPSIADASREEKRAIARIYVPAIAQIFQDDIQPHLIADSLDDWHSMQKRFYDAGGGKKQTLKTMEKWLGKENLISGLVVPAQIEDNWDVMNLQHRRWTHPCDGTLTFTDSFLDLYDKAVEKAVTAMSLFMDAVNDPAADHAFLAFLDDRGYDTNMTTDCPMVNFDIIDFKY; encoded by the coding sequence ATGCCCAATCTCATCACCCATGCACTGCTTGCCCAGGAAGCAGCCGGCCGGATGCCGGCCGATATACAGTCTTTGCTGGAATCCCGCGCACATCTTGTGGGAATCGGGTCCAGCGGTCCGGACTTCCTGTTTTTCCAGGGACTCAACCCTGTTTCCTTCTGGAAACCGGCCAGGATCCGGCAGTATGGAGGCCGCTTCCACCACAGCCACATCAATGAGTTCTACCTGTCGGCGCTGGAATCCATCCGCCGGGAAAAAAGTCCGGAAATCAGGCTCGACATGGAAGCTTATGTCTGCGGACACCTGTGCCACTGGGCTCTGGACTCCACAGCTCATCCATACATTTATGCCCGGACCGGAGACGGAACTGCGGACAGTTCCACCCGTCATCACACCATGGAGAGCCTGATCGACGCGATCATGCTGAAGATCAAGCGCGATCAGACTATCCGGGAGTTTCACTTTCCTTCCATTGCGGATGCCAGCCGGGAAGAAAAACGGGCCATTGCCCGTATCTATGTTCCGGCGATCGCGCAGATTTTTCAGGACGACATTCAGCCGCACCTGATAGCCGATTCCCTGGATGACTGGCACAGCATGCAGAAGAGGTTTTATGACGCAGGCGGTGGAAAAAAACAGACGCTGAAAACCATGGAGAAATGGCTGGGGAAGGAAAACCTGATTTCCGGCCTGGTCGTGCCTGCGCAGATCGAGGACAACTGGGATGTCATGAATCTGCAGCACAGGCGGTGGACTCATCCCTGTGACGGCACCCTCACATTCACGGACTCCTTCCTGGACCTGTATGACAAGGCCGTGGAAAAGGCCGTAACAGCGATGTCACTGTTCATGGATGCCGTGAACGATCCGGCTGCCGATCATGCATTCCTTGCATTCCTGGATGACCGGGGGTATGACACAAACATGACTACTGACTGCCCGATGGTCAATTTTG
- a CDS encoding DUF2779 domain-containing protein: MNRPEIMLHGQDLIRMKRCPRLAWLHYHSRGDNSLPFYHMKEPFSALWSRAYDLDDTPQGHRGDTMEDTMRILGSLQPGESARFVRMSWHGLRVTIPWLQKLDTGWKAIWPMMTARETEAWLMDIARLIAQKAGIDIREQEAVSISRQYVRGQKLDLSALFVKSDCLENRKHHPSRTIASLQETMHPDLDQLVDEACALFEGPCPPAVNSRSCALGKRCTYYDDCFQTDRRSGDDTLFLRSVPHRFEIREGPISQLDPAGLQEYPVAWAQYQASLSSPWISRPDLGEWLADAKPPFSYLDFEWDTFAVPPYEGMKSFDVLCFQFSLHTETDSGLEHTSYFGWGDCRKEFLDRLLASVPAEGTIFVYNMEGAERLRLKQLAVQFPAYALKLQKIWERMKDLAKPFETGLYYDLRMKSRFSLKQIVQMFTDDPVYNRLAIHDGLQAVRAYRCYETADEQTRKRIREELDRYCQMDTYAEYLVLHGLIQAAKE, translated from the coding sequence ATGAATCGTCCGGAAATCATGCTTCATGGCCAGGACCTGATTCGCATGAAACGTTGTCCGCGACTGGCCTGGCTGCACTATCACAGCCGTGGTGACAACAGTCTTCCGTTTTATCATATGAAGGAACCCTTTTCTGCTCTCTGGAGCCGTGCCTATGACCTGGATGATACACCGCAGGGACATCGCGGGGATACAATGGAAGACACCATGCGGATTCTGGGCTCTCTTCAGCCGGGAGAGTCTGCCAGATTCGTACGGATGAGCTGGCATGGACTGCGGGTGACGATTCCGTGGCTGCAGAAACTGGATACTGGCTGGAAAGCCATCTGGCCAATGATGACAGCCCGGGAAACCGAAGCCTGGCTCATGGACATTGCCCGGCTCATCGCACAAAAAGCCGGCATCGACATCCGGGAACAGGAAGCAGTCTCAATCAGCCGGCAGTATGTACGTGGCCAGAAACTGGATCTTTCTGCTTTGTTTGTAAAAAGCGACTGTCTGGAAAACCGGAAACACCATCCCTCGCGGACCATTGCCAGTCTCCAGGAAACCATGCACCCGGATCTCGACCAGCTCGTGGATGAAGCCTGTGCCCTGTTTGAAGGACCCTGCCCGCCGGCGGTCAACAGCCGGAGCTGTGCTCTGGGCAAGCGGTGTACCTATTATGATGACTGTTTCCAGACAGACAGGCGTTCCGGGGATGACACCCTGTTTCTGCGTTCTGTGCCGCACCGGTTCGAGATCCGGGAAGGACCGATCAGTCAGCTGGATCCCGCCGGGCTTCAGGAGTATCCAGTTGCCTGGGCGCAATACCAGGCAAGTCTGTCCAGTCCGTGGATCAGCAGACCGGACCTTGGTGAATGGCTCGCGGACGCAAAGCCTCCGTTCTCCTATCTGGATTTCGAATGGGACACCTTTGCGGTTCCGCCCTATGAAGGAATGAAATCCTTCGATGTCCTCTGCTTCCAGTTTTCTCTGCACACAGAGACAGATTCCGGTCTGGAACATACTTCGTATTTTGGCTGGGGAGACTGCCGGAAAGAATTTCTGGACCGTCTGCTGGCATCGGTTCCTGCCGAAGGCACCATCTTTGTCTATAATATGGAAGGAGCCGAGCGCCTCCGACTCAAACAGCTGGCGGTGCAGTTTCCCGCATACGCCTTGAAACTGCAAAAGATCTGGGAGCGCATGAAGGACCTTGCGAAACCCTTCGAAACCGGCCTGTACTACGACCTCCGCATGAAAAGCCGCTTTTCCCTGAAACAGATCGTGCAGATGTTCACTGACGATCCTGTCTACAACCGGCTTGCGATACACGATGGCCTGCAGGCTGTCAGGGCCTACCGCTGTTATGAAACTGCTGATGAACAGACAAGAAAGCGGATCCGGGAAGAACTGGACCGTTATTGTCAGATGGATACATACGCCGAGTATCTGGTCCTTCATGGCCTGATCCAGGCGGCAAAGGAGTAA